A window of the Bradyrhizobium diazoefficiens genome harbors these coding sequences:
- a CDS encoding tetratricopeptide repeat protein, with product MRKLSMLVVPGLVAMSLAAAPVLTSAYAAGSDEPSSPPKSDSSSKKGKKKSSSVSDPKFLAAYRTAYTTIYDGHDYTSAIGQLKSLKRDDVADVANLIGYSYRKLGDYQSSKVYYEIALKDDPNHVRTWQYYGLWQLEQGNREQAQYHLNKIALLAGTDSSEYRSLAAALDKPTGATLVY from the coding sequence ATGCGCAAACTCTCAATGCTTGTCGTGCCGGGACTTGTCGCCATGTCGCTGGCGGCCGCGCCGGTGCTGACCAGCGCCTATGCGGCGGGCAGCGATGAGCCTTCCTCACCGCCGAAGTCGGATAGCTCGTCCAAGAAGGGCAAGAAGAAGAGCTCTTCCGTCAGCGATCCCAAATTCCTCGCGGCCTATCGCACCGCCTACACCACGATCTACGATGGCCACGACTACACGAGCGCGATCGGCCAGTTGAAGTCGCTCAAGCGTGACGACGTCGCCGACGTTGCCAACCTGATCGGCTATTCCTATCGCAAGCTCGGCGATTACCAGTCGTCCAAGGTCTATTACGAGATCGCGCTGAAGGACGATCCGAACCACGTCCGCACCTGGCAGTATTACGGCCTCTGGCAGCTCGAGCAGGGCAACCGCGAACAGGCGCAGTATCACCTGAACAAGATCGCCCTGCTCGCCGGCACCGACAGCTCCGAATATCGCTCGCTGGCTGCCGCGCTCGACAAGCCGACCGGCGCGACGCTCGTCTACTAA
- a CDS encoding His-rich protein BRANT produces the protein MLKTISAALLAASVIAAPAFAAEAGKTTTTTAPVIKADQTQSKMSTTAAKPDAGVKTDGKTADIKSGAKVGAKPDVKADAKVDPKVDPKTKAMNANAAITPDEHKTVRTHRHHHKHLSAKKSLKTQSDVTKPVTTEKRS, from the coding sequence ATGTTGAAGACCATTTCCGCAGCCTTGCTTGCAGCTTCCGTCATCGCAGCTCCGGCCTTCGCCGCCGAGGCCGGCAAGACCACCACGACCACCGCGCCGGTCATCAAGGCGGACCAGACCCAGAGCAAGATGTCGACCACCGCTGCCAAACCCGACGCCGGCGTCAAGACCGACGGCAAGACCGCCGACATCAAATCGGGCGCCAAGGTCGGCGCCAAGCCAGATGTGAAGGCCGATGCCAAGGTTGATCCCAAGGTCGATCCCAAGACCAAGGCGATGAACGCCAACGCCGCGATCACGCCCGACGAGCACAAGACCGTGCGGACGCATCGTCATCACCACAAGCATCTGTCGGCCAAGAAGTCGCTGAAGACGCAGTCGGACGTCACCAAGCCGGTGACCACCGAGAAGCGCAGCTAA
- a CDS encoding outer membrane protein, giving the protein MKTILLGAAALLALAAPAAAADMQPRPYTKAPAYTPPQAIYNWTGFYIGGHVGGAFAGDSSFQSSDARFMGGVQGGFDYQFAPNWVVGIEAQYSWLPTNNNGVTFPLGTQVTSNTDQIGSVTSRIGYTWGPTLLYAKGGYAWRNGGLGVNIAGVPQAFTTTGNSKDGYTVGAGLEYMFAPNWSAKAEYQYYNFGSTTITSGPADVVGVRGRDDEHTVKVGVNYRFGWGGPAASRY; this is encoded by the coding sequence ATGAAGACGATTTTGCTCGGGGCAGCAGCTCTGCTCGCTCTGGCCGCACCGGCGGCCGCGGCGGACATGCAGCCGCGCCCCTACACAAAGGCGCCGGCCTACACACCGCCGCAGGCGATCTACAACTGGACTGGCTTCTACATCGGCGGCCATGTCGGCGGCGCCTTCGCCGGTGACAGCAGCTTCCAGTCGAGCGATGCCCGCTTCATGGGCGGCGTGCAGGGCGGTTTCGACTATCAGTTCGCGCCCAATTGGGTTGTTGGTATCGAGGCCCAGTACTCCTGGCTGCCGACCAACAACAACGGCGTTACGTTCCCGCTTGGGACGCAGGTGACATCCAACACCGACCAGATCGGGTCGGTGACCAGTCGGATCGGCTACACCTGGGGCCCGACGCTGCTCTACGCCAAGGGCGGCTACGCCTGGCGCAATGGCGGCCTTGGCGTGAACATCGCCGGCGTGCCACAGGCCTTCACCACCACCGGCAACAGCAAGGACGGCTATACCGTCGGCGCCGGCCTCGAATACATGTTTGCGCCGAACTGGTCGGCCAAGGCCGAGTACCAGTATTACAACTTCGGCAGCACGACGATCACCTCCGGTCCCGCCGACGTCGTCGGCGTTCGCGGCCGGGACGACGAGCATACCGTCAAGGTCGGCGTGAACTATCGCTTCGGCTGGGGCGGTCCGGCAGCCTCGCGCTACTGA
- a CDS encoding methyl-accepting chemotaxis protein: MSFLNHLKIVLKVALIVTVMGFALVAVAAFGTRELSAVVDGFSELTAMQSATLNLTRAQRRLETYHAALYAVFTETTEAGNAGRLKTADQNRNEIRQFLDAAEQDDPSRTTEIKGLSDQLKGVFAGCDPVLQAGAAASSPQENAKAADRAHKECDPLIDASLTRVAAFASDVSKAVAERKAAINRDAKSAIWTVMSVSAGGLLLGIAIALFIGLKAMSQPIARLKLAMEGLARNDLKIEVPEKDRRDEIGEMAKTVEVFKTNALEVERLKAAQVEVEKQAAAQRRRDMFNLADGFERAVGEIIDAVGSASTELEASSSTLATTAQRAQELTSVVAVASGEATGNVQSVATATEELSSSVNEISRQVQESARMASEAVNQARTTTERVSELSVAATRIGDVVELINTIAGQTNLLALNATIEAARAGEAGRGFAVVASEVKTLAEQTAKATGEISQQISGIQNATLESVTAIRDISATIERLSEVSSTIAAAVEEQGAATQEISRNVQQAAHGTQQVSTNITDVQRGAAETGSASSQVLSTAKMLATDSTRLKDEVGKFLRTVRAA, from the coding sequence ATGAGCTTTTTGAACCATTTGAAGATCGTGTTGAAGGTTGCGCTGATCGTGACCGTGATGGGCTTTGCCCTGGTCGCCGTCGCGGCCTTCGGCACTCGCGAACTCTCGGCAGTCGTCGACGGCTTCAGTGAGCTCACCGCCATGCAGTCGGCAACCCTCAATCTCACGCGGGCCCAGCGCCGCCTCGAGACCTATCATGCGGCGCTCTATGCGGTCTTCACCGAGACGACGGAAGCGGGAAATGCCGGTCGCCTGAAGACCGCCGACCAGAACCGCAATGAAATTCGTCAATTCCTCGACGCGGCAGAGCAGGACGATCCGTCGCGCACGACCGAGATCAAGGGCCTCAGCGACCAGCTGAAGGGCGTGTTCGCAGGCTGCGACCCGGTGCTTCAGGCCGGTGCGGCCGCGAGCAGCCCACAGGAAAATGCCAAGGCTGCCGACCGGGCGCACAAGGAGTGCGACCCGCTGATCGATGCATCGTTGACGCGCGTCGCGGCATTTGCCTCCGATGTCAGCAAGGCGGTCGCCGAGCGCAAGGCTGCCATCAACCGCGACGCCAAATCCGCGATCTGGACCGTGATGAGCGTCAGTGCCGGTGGCCTGCTGCTCGGCATCGCGATTGCATTGTTCATCGGCCTCAAGGCGATGTCGCAGCCGATTGCACGGCTCAAGCTCGCGATGGAGGGCCTCGCCCGCAACGATCTCAAGATCGAGGTGCCCGAGAAGGACCGCCGCGACGAGATCGGCGAGATGGCGAAGACGGTCGAAGTGTTCAAGACCAACGCACTCGAGGTCGAACGCCTCAAGGCTGCACAGGTGGAAGTCGAGAAGCAGGCCGCAGCGCAGCGCCGCCGCGACATGTTCAACCTCGCCGACGGTTTCGAGCGCGCGGTCGGCGAGATCATCGACGCCGTCGGATCCGCCTCTACCGAGCTCGAAGCGTCGTCCTCGACGCTGGCCACCACGGCGCAGCGCGCGCAAGAGCTGACCTCGGTGGTCGCGGTTGCCTCGGGCGAGGCCACGGGCAACGTTCAGTCGGTTGCGACCGCCACCGAGGAGCTGTCTTCGTCGGTCAACGAGATCAGCCGGCAGGTGCAGGAATCCGCGCGGATGGCCAGCGAAGCCGTCAATCAGGCCCGCACCACCACCGAACGGGTCAGCGAGCTCTCGGTCGCGGCCACGCGCATCGGCGATGTCGTCGAGCTGATCAACACCATTGCGGGCCAGACCAACCTGTTGGCGCTGAACGCCACCATCGAGGCGGCGCGGGCAGGCGAGGCCGGCCGCGGCTTCGCCGTCGTCGCCTCCGAGGTGAAGACGCTGGCCGAGCAGACCGCGAAGGCGACCGGCGAGATCAGCCAGCAGATCTCCGGCATCCAGAACGCCACCCTGGAATCGGTGACGGCGATCCGCGACATCTCCGCGACCATCGAGCGGCTGTCAGAAGTGTCCTCGACCATTGCCGCCGCCGTCGAGGAGCAGGGCGCCGCGACCCAGGAGATTTCGCGCAACGTGCAGCAGGCCGCGCACGGCACCCAGCAGGTCTCGACCAACATCACCGACGTGCAGCGCGGCGCCGCTGAGACCGGTTCGGCGTCCTCGCAGGTGCTCTCCACCGCGAAGATGCTGGCGACCGACAGCACCCGGCTGAAGGACGAAGTCGGAAAATTCCTGCGGACGGTCCGCGCGGCCTGA
- a CDS encoding dienelactone hydrolase family protein, with product MISRRAALAAIAALLSPVAARSAPGEQFDVTSGHDSLPVSRYAAAVDGKRPAVIVLHGSRGIELRARAYERYADALTARGIDAYFLRYMTPADMAALTSDAHESREAYETTRFDGWADTVGATVTDVLDRPDSSGRIGLLGFSLGSYIAAEAAARDSRIAALAVLYGGMPHAMATKVKHLPPLIALHGEADKNVPIAEGRQLVALGKLVGTETEFVPYPGKAHGFDFSDTDPMTQDAIDRVTRFFQAKLAV from the coding sequence ATGATCAGCCGACGCGCGGCTCTGGCCGCCATCGCCGCACTGCTGTCCCCCGTCGCCGCACGCAGCGCGCCCGGCGAGCAATTCGACGTCACGAGTGGCCATGACAGCCTGCCGGTGTCGCGCTATGCGGCGGCAGTCGACGGAAAACGTCCGGCCGTGATCGTGCTGCACGGCTCACGTGGCATCGAGCTCAGGGCCCGCGCCTATGAGCGATATGCCGACGCGCTGACGGCACGGGGCATCGACGCCTATTTTCTCCGCTACATGACCCCGGCCGATATGGCTGCGTTGACATCCGACGCGCATGAGAGCCGCGAGGCCTATGAGACGACGCGGTTCGACGGCTGGGCCGATACGGTCGGCGCCACCGTGACTGATGTCCTCGACCGACCCGACAGTTCGGGTCGCATCGGCCTGCTCGGCTTCTCGCTGGGCAGCTACATCGCCGCCGAGGCCGCCGCGCGCGACAGCCGCATCGCAGCGCTGGCGGTGCTCTACGGCGGCATGCCCCACGCCATGGCCACCAAGGTCAAACACCTGCCGCCTTTGATCGCGCTGCACGGCGAAGCGGACAAGAATGTCCCGATCGCGGAAGGTCGGCAACTGGTCGCGCTCGGCAAGCTGGTCGGCACCGAGACTGAATTCGTGCCCTATCCGGGCAAGGCTCACGGCTTTGATTTCTCGGACACCGACCCGATGACCCAGGATGCGATCGATCGGGTCACGCGGTTCTTCCAGGCCAAACTCGCTGTCTGA